A window of Candidatus Omnitrophota bacterium contains these coding sequences:
- a CDS encoding putative DNA binding domain-containing protein produces MELAEQQDVLKNILDIPVETQTIEFKRLSGDAVVSKTVETVVAMTNTDGGVVILGIDDPVTTRLKGVDRIFGIEEGIDMFDAIGREIQRIVPPLVGVWPPAILPVPQRDTRVGLVFVPKAVDNFHSVNNHVHVRAERGNKQLTAHEVVKFAYAKGFEKADTKLVAVEFSLLKTRCFDEWREARRLNGGALDAVLEKTGLARRDDHGMLQPTLAAVLLFADSPNDLTETKCTIRVFQYRGTIENIGETPNLIGLPRTIGGPLIQQIHEAHDYVLTLLRAGIKMSSGFRALYQIPERAVKEAITNAVIHRDYHMKRDIEVKIYEDRVESRALGYSRPISPARISVGCAPRAIATISWLNTCGSFPHRPTSIRTKVCAPCGMTWPTNISTRRSF; encoded by the coding sequence ATGGAGCTGGCAGAACAGCAGGACGTACTGAAGAACATTTTAGATATTCCGGTGGAGACGCAGACGATTGAGTTCAAGCGTCTTTCTGGCGACGCAGTAGTATCCAAGACGGTGGAAACGGTTGTGGCCATGACGAATACCGATGGCGGCGTCGTGATCTTGGGCATTGATGACCCGGTGACGACGCGGCTGAAAGGTGTTGATCGCATCTTCGGCATCGAGGAAGGCATCGACATGTTTGATGCCATCGGGCGAGAGATCCAGCGCATTGTCCCACCCCTGGTCGGCGTGTGGCCGCCAGCCATCCTTCCTGTGCCCCAGCGAGACACACGGGTCGGGCTGGTGTTTGTCCCGAAAGCGGTGGACAACTTCCATTCAGTGAATAATCACGTGCATGTCCGCGCCGAGCGGGGCAACAAGCAATTGACGGCGCATGAAGTGGTGAAATTTGCCTACGCGAAAGGCTTTGAGAAGGCCGATACGAAACTGGTGGCAGTGGAGTTCTCGCTGCTGAAGACGAGGTGTTTCGATGAGTGGAGGGAAGCCCGCCGTCTCAACGGGGGGGCGCTTGACGCCGTGTTGGAAAAGACGGGGCTGGCGCGTCGTGACGACCACGGGATGTTGCAACCGACGCTGGCGGCGGTGTTGTTATTTGCCGACTCCCCCAACGATTTGACGGAGACCAAATGCACCATCCGGGTCTTTCAATACCGCGGCACCATTGAGAATATCGGCGAGACCCCGAATTTGATCGGCCTGCCAAGGACCATCGGCGGCCCGCTCATCCAACAAATCCACGAGGCCCACGACTATGTGCTCACCCTGCTGCGCGCCGGCATCAAGATGTCCTCCGGGTTCAGGGCGCTCTATCAGATTCCGGAACGAGCCGTCAAGGAGGCCATCACCAATGCGGTTATCCACCGCGATTATCACATGAAACGGGACATCGAGGTTAAGATCTACGAAGATCGCGTGGAATCGAGAGCCCTGGGTTATTCCCGTCCAATATCACCCGCACGAATATCGGTTGGGTGCGCGCCGAGAGCTATCGCAACGATCTCTTGGTTAAACA